The Silene latifolia isolate original U9 population chromosome Y, ASM4854445v1, whole genome shotgun sequence sequence TGTCGTTTTACATGTTTATTGTTTTGATATAAGAAACCAGAATTAGgccatttttaaatttttaatttcCTGACTTTGATGGTATAATGTTAAACTGCGTGAACATACTGAGAAGTTTGTGAATTCTGATGCTGCAGTACTACTTGAAGGCAGCTTTTGGCTTTAATAAAAATCAGTTTTCTCAGATACTGATGGTTGTTGGAGCAGGTTCCATTGTTTCTCAGGTATGTCCATGTCTTTAAATAGGGATAAGCTCATGCATATTTCACTTCAGTTGTCAAAAGCTTGGTGTAAGTCTGTCACTACATTCCCTTATTGTTTCCTCTGTATTTGACCTGGTCTTATTGTATGTCAATCCATGTTGTTTTTACATAGAACATTGACTTTGAAATAGGGGTAGGAAAAGGCCTCCTGTAATAACAATCTAATCCAGAACTTATATTTTGGTACCAGGATTACAAACATTTTTAACATACAAAATATATGCTTTAATCACACTTCAAAAGCTTTCCTTGGTTTTTGTATGTTTCTTCGTTGTGTGTTGACATGTTCTATGATGCCAATCTTGCTTCAACTTTTACtttctaatttttttgtttttttttactgGTTTACCTCCAGTAGATGGTTTCATACAATCATATTAGGTAATGTTAAgccattttttttcttcttgttGTGTTTACCGCCAGATATTTTTGCTCCCACTAGTTATCCCATTGGTTGGAGAGAAGGTGATCTTAAAGTATGGGCTTGCTCGCATCAATAGCTTACGTAAGTTCCTCATTCAGCTCATTTTGTATGCTGATACATGCTCATGCACATTGAGCTAATTTTTTGTTCACTTTATGGTTGTCTTTTAGGCATTATTCTATGGGTGTGCCTGGGCTCGCTGGGTAGGCACACTTCTCTTCTTGAACTagtctttgcattattattgttatagCCATTGGACACTCAATTACTGATGTGAAAAACCTTCTTCACCTTGACAATATTTCGGATAAATTTCAGGTGCCGTACCTGAGTGCTTCATTTGGAGTCATATACGTTCTTGTTAAACCTTCTATAAGTACTTGGATGTCTATACACTAGCCTAGTTATAATTTTTTTGTAGTTTTCTTTAATTGTTCTTTAAATTGTTTGTCAGACTTACGCCATTATTTCAAAAGGATCAAGCTCTACTGATCAGGTGTGTGAAAGCTTACTAGTTACTACAAGAAGTTCTTTTACCATATTGCATTGGCCATCTTCTGAAAATCTCTCAGAAATAGTGTTTTTGTTTCTTCGTATATGTCTATTATATATGGAAACACATACTTTGACACTTCATCTCTTTCAatatttaagtgaaaaataaatGAACTGTTCTTTCATTGAAAGTATTTCATTTATATGAGTATAATGGTGTAATCTTTTTAAAATGTTTTTGATTCCATCTAATGTCGATAGCTTATCTCAAAAATTTAAAACGGCATTGAttaaaaattggagggagtactaatTATCAATTACGAGTTCCAGTATGGGCTAATCTGAAGCGTAGAGTTGTTTTCTTTTCCATCCTCTGTTAGTTGCAGCATTGTCTTACTATGTTGTTTGTGATCAACATTTTGCAGGGGAAAGCGCAAGGTTTTGTAGCAGGGGTGCAATCGATAGCAAGCTTATTATCGCCACTTGTTATGAGTCCATTGACATGTTAGATTTGTATAGAGTACAATTTTTCTTAACCTGAATATCTTACATGAATACTGATTTGTCTCTGCTACCTTTTCATTTAGCCTGGTTTTTATCAGAAGATGCCCCCTTCAACTGCAAAGGTTTCAGCATTGTTTGTGCATCTCTATCCATGGTATACACATCGTTTCTCTTTTTTACCGTTGTCTCCTACGGAgtatttatttccatttctaAATGGAGCAACTAACTTGTTACAGTATGACTGAAATACGAGGTTATAAAAGAAAATGACTCGTAAAATATTTGCATTTGTTAGCCACCATTGAATACGATTCTCAACACAATTTTCGTGATAGGTCATCTTAAACAGTGTCTTATGTTGTCATCACTTATGGTATGGTAGTGGGGTGGGTAATTAAGATGTTTTACCATCATGTCTTCTACATTTCACTGAGATTCTAAGAGCATATGTCCAGGTTGTTGCGCTGATCTTTGCCTTGGTATAGAGAGTAGAATCACCCTCCAAGCGTGAGTGCAGTATCAAACCTGAAGACATTGAAGCACCACTATTATCATGAAGTTCTTGCTCTAGCGTTCGCTAGCTTCCTTTGCCTTTTCATAACCTCTTTGTTTTATCCAGCGCCTCAAAGCAAAATTTGTGTTACTGAAACAGTGGCACAGCCGTACAGTTCGGTTTCTTAAGTCAAGTTATAgcctagattttttttttttttgacagttgTAAAGATAAAAATTCCTATCTATCTAGGCATAGCCTTACAAGCAAGGTTATGCGCAACATTATTTGCCAAACTTGGAACATAACTAAAAGAAAGACAATGGAAAGAACTGCTAATAGCTAGGATGTCATCAAGGATCCCTCTAGTCAGATGATGAGCTTTCTCAATTCCTGCAAAAAAGGCAACAACAGATAGACAGTCAGATGAAATTTCCACATGCCACTGTCTCACCTCCCTAGCCCAAAGGACTGCTGCACGAAGTCCTAGAGCTTCCGCTTGAAGGGCTGACACCGCCTTAATTGCCATACACTTCTCAACAATTTTTTGACCCGTTTCCGTGTATGCTACCCATCCTATGCTTGCCTTCTCCCGCGTCTTCCATCCTGCATCAACCATAACTCTAATACACTCGCAGTTGTAGTTTGTACCAACTGCATAAAAAGGTTTACTCTCCCTTAGCCACCTCCCCCTTTCATCCTCCATTTTAGACATATTCCTAATCCTTTTCTCTCTTTCCTTATTAGTTTCGACCAATGCCTCATCCGCCTTACGAACCTCTAGGACCCATGTGCTTAAGAGTGTAGATGGGTGAAATTTTTTCTTTTCGAAGAGAATTTTATTCCTTACACACCATAAGCACCAAAATGTAGCCATAAATCATACCAACATAACATCGGCCTCCTCAAGTTTACTCATGTAATTAACCCAATGTATTATCCATTTCCTAATGTCTATAAAACTATCATCTGTAACTCGAATTCCTAAATCATTGCAGGCCCAAAGCCTCTTTGAAATCTCACAATCTGTAAAGAGGTGTTCCATTGTCTCAGTCACCATCCCTTCATTATCACATAATTTACAACCTGTCTCAACCAGGATTGCTCTTTTTTCAAAATTGATTCCCACCGGGAGCGTATCTGTAATGATCCTCCAAAACAATAATTTCCACGTCGCCGGTCCCGGTAATTTCCATAATTTACTTCTGCAAAAGCCTTTTCCTCCCACCCTACTCTTGATTTATCCTTTTCCGAACCATGCAACTCCATAAAATTTGTGAAAACAATTCCATATCCACTTTTCACATTATACTCTCCCGTGCTACTGTGCGGCCAAAAGATGGAGTCCTCCCTACGTGACATATTAACTGGCATTGCCAGGATTTTACTTGCAGTCTCCTCCGAGAAAAAACCTCGCACTATGTCCTCATTCCAGCTTCCCCCATCTTCCGCCTCTCCTTCAATAAAAAGATCCCTCACCTTAAGATTAACATTTCCAGCCTCCCCATACTCCCCTTCCACCCATTTACCAGTCCACACATTTAACGTTGACGCACATCCAGGTTTCCATCCCATGTGCTCCTGGATTAAAATTAGAACATGAAGGATACTTCTTGATCCCCAGGAAAGGCCCGAATGCTTCCTAATAGATCTTTCATCACCCAGCATGGCTTTGCCCAATAACAATTTCCTGAATACACGGCTGAAATAGGAGTCATGCCCTGAGGCAATCCTATATCCATGTTTAGCCAGCATAGCGCGATTCAAGCATTCAATGTTCCTTATTCCCAAACCGCCTTCGCATTTCGGGAGactaaggaatttatgactacacCAGTGGATGGTTTTTCCAGATTTACATCctgcccaccaaaaatgtgacaaaaGAGAGTTAAGTCTGTGAGTCACACTTACCGGTACCTTGAACACCGATAGAAAGTAGTTGGAGAGGTTTGATAGGACAGAAGAAATAAGGGTAAGCCGTCCCGCTGGAGATAGAAAAATTCCGTTCCACGATGTAATGCGCTTCATCACATGATCAATTAAGCCCTTGAAAAAAAGTCTTCTTAGAACCTTGCACCTCAGTGGGTAGACCCATGTATTTACCCattcctttatttccttttatCTTGAGAATCTTCATACAGGTCCTTGCATTCCTAATCTTCGTACTAGGACTAAATATAATCCCATATTTTTCCTCATTTATAATTTGTCCTGGTGCATCACAATAATCCACTAATAGTTTGTGAAATTCCTTCACAGACTCATCCTTATCCTGTAGGAAAAAGACCGCATCATCCGCAAAGAAAAGATGCGTCAACTGGCTTTCCGCTTGCGCTAATGTAATATCTCTTAGTCTGCCATTGTTTTGTAACCGTAAAACATTTTTGGACAAAACCTCCATGCACAGCACAAACAGGTACGGCGAAAGAGGGTCACCCTATCTCAGGCCACATTTTGGTTGAAACAATGGGAGGGGAGCACCATTGAAAAGCACCTGATAAGACACTGTTGTTACACAGTTCATAATAAGTGCCACCAGCCTAGGCGGCAACCCCACCTTGAGCAAAACAACCTTTAGGAAGTCCCAGTTAACCCGATCATACGCCTTCCTCATATCAGCTTTGAAGGCAAAGCGGCCACTTTTTCCTTTTTTGTGTGAGTTGACTTTGTTCATGGCTTCATGAGCAAGTAGGATATTATCTGATATTTGTTTTCCTGGGAGGAAAGCATTCTGAAAATCCCCTATAAGATAGCCCATTACCTTTGCCAGCCTATTTATGGATACATTTTGATACAATTCACATAAGAACGTTACAAAGACTAATCGGTCTATAGTCATTAACCCCTTCTGGATTATCACATTTAGGAATAAGGGTGATGAAGGTTCTGTTCAATTCTTTGAGAATTGATCCAGAGTTAAGGATAGAAAGGATCGCCTTCGTAACATCCCTTTTGACAAAGGACCAGCATTTCTGATAGAAACAAGCTGGTATTCCATCAGGACCCGGTGATTTGATGGGGCCCATCTGAAAAACTGCACATCTAACCTCCATACCTGTGAAAGGTCGTTGCAGCCAGTCAGCATCATCACTTTTAATAGTAGAGTCCCAACCCCTCAAAAGTTCCTCCCTTAGTAGTGTGTGGTTGGCATTTTGATTCCTGCAAACTGGGTtgaaaaggttcacaaaatcTGCTTGGAAAATTTGCTTTAACCGGTTTGAGTCAAAGACCCAATTACCGTCCTCCTCCTTAATTCCCAAGATAAAATTCCTTCCCGCCCTTCCTTTAACCCAGTTAAAGAAAAATTTAGTGCATGTATTCCCTTCTACTATCCATCTCAACTTAGCCCGTTGTCTCCAAAAAATAGCTGCAGCTTTTGAGAATTCCTTAACTTTCTCATTACATCGTGTATACTCCTCATCCTCACCATTTAAGATGGCCATATCCATGCCCTTCTCTAAATCCTTATTGAAATCATCCCATTTTTTGTTCCACATTTGGCGCTTATCCAACGCCCATTTCTTCACTTTATGACGCACCAGAGCCGATTTCCTGGCGACTCTATAAGCTGGAGTTCCTACAAAGGCAGTCATCCATGAAGCCTTTATAATATCCATACACTCCTCATCCGCTAAAACCCAAGCATGAATCTTATACGGTTTCTTACTTGTATTTTGTGTAAGGTGAAGATCAAGTTCAATCGGGGCATGGTCCGAAATTTGAATCGGATAATGTATAATTCCCGTATTCGGAAAAATACTCAACCAATCCTTGGACCCCATTGCACGATCAATTCTTTCATAGACGCGTTTATCCCCTTTTCTATTATTACACCACGTGAATCTTGGTCCTTTGAAAGGGATGTCGACCAACTCATTATTAATCCGCCATAGATTATATTCATATGCCCTTTGTATAGATCTTGTACACTTACTTTGTTTATCAATCCCATATTCTACTTTATTGAAATCTCCCACTATTATATATGGGTGTTGTAATGTTGCAATGCAAGATTCCAGCTCTTCTAACACCGCATGTCTCATTTGAACACACGGTGCACCATAAAAAAAATGAGATACCATAAATGACCATTACATTTCTTCACTAAAAGCACGATCAAATTATTACAAGACAAGACATGGCTCATACTAGCCTCCTTGCGCCACCCTACCCATAAACCACCCGAGCTTCCAACAGCATCAACACCCAAAAAATTTGCAAAACCAAAAGGTCTAAAAGTAGGGTATAGATTACACGCATTACACTTCGTTTCAATAAGGAAAACAAATTCATAGTACTTACTACTTAGTAACGCTCTAAGTTTTAGAATTCTAGGGGCGAGCGTATTATtaagacccctacaattccagATTAGACCAATCATGGGGAAAGAGGAGATTGATCAGGCTCAACCTCCGCAAAACCCTCCTCAGTTGCAGCATCTCATGAGTCAGAGGAGTCTTCCATTTCCACATCTTTAACACTCATTCTAAAACCTTCATTGGCCTTCAACTTATTCTCCTTCCAGCTTCTAATCCCATGGCATCTCTTTTTTGCCAAGTGAAGCAGATaacctttttgtcctatcaaaaGAGCTTACAGCCTCCTCAGGAACCAAGTCTTCACTAATCATTGTGGAGCATTTCCTCTTTCTGGCCTCAGACGACACCTCAGCAAATTCATCAGCACTTGTAGAGTTGTAAAAGCAATCAGCTAGACCCATGAATCCATCAGGGATACATTTATTAGCCCGTCCTTCATCCATCATAGCAATGAGCCTAGATGGGATTCCAGAACGAGGAGTACTGAAGAAGCCTTGAGAATTTCCCTTCCTTGATGTGAAATTAGCCTCCATCACCTGACCTTTGCCTTTGTTGTTTTAATGATCCTTGTCATTCACTTTGACCCCCAGGTCCCTCTTCACAACTTCATCAAGTGGCAGCAAGGATGAAGATCCTAACTGCAATTCCGAATCCATCCTAACAATAACATCAGGAATAATAGATAAGATATTGCGTTTCCTTACCATAACACTCTTTGTGCACATCACCTCCTTCCCCTTGACATAACTTTCTTCACAATTCAGTTGTAGGTCAGTATTGACATGCCCTGAAACACCATTACTTGATATTCCAGCATTGGCCTGCTCTGAACCATCAGTGCCTGAGATCAAGTTGACAGCCATTGAATTTCCAATATTAGCTTGTCCCTCATTGTCAGAGTTTAAAACCTCATCGTTCATTCCTTCAGTAACTGCATTTGGAGCAGTAACATCAGAAAAATTCTCCATTTCCACTTCAGAGTCAGAACTGATCATGATAACACCTCCAAACTTGCATCATAATCATGATTCATTTCTCCACCCATACCCTGCTGCTCCCCATCAGGATAGTGGTACCTAATGGGGATCCCACCTGGTGGGGGATCAAAAGTCTAGTTTAGCCCACGAAAATCAGCTTGAGCTCTTGCCCATTCTAGATCACTTTCCACTCTGCTTGCAATTGCACCCTGGATCCTTCTATCCCTGTcaagtcccccccccccccttggcATTTGATGATTCTCAACAACAGCATATACATCTCTCACCACAATATGTGGTGTCCCTGTCTGCATACCAGAACCTGCACCTGCCTGCATACCATTTCCAGTCTGCAATCCAGCAAAATTCCCCACATTTCCCCCTGGTTCCTCAAAATCTTCCCCTGCACTATGATACTCATCCTCATTATTTCCATTATTCTCCTCAATCCAGCCCCCTGCCCCTCTTCTTTCACCATTTTGCCTTCTCGCATTTGCCCCATCTCCCCTCCCTTCACCCATCCTCTGTGCACCCATCCCAGCCTGATCACTGCCATTGCCCTGATTTCTTACAGCCTCCTCCATCACAACATCCCCAGTATGAGCCCTACCTCTATTTCCCGACCCAACATTCCCTGCCATACCATTATTGCCCAGACCAGCACCTCCAGCCACCCCATTAAAAACTCTTCCTCCTGCCTCTCCCATGTGAACTGCCTCTAGTCCCACCTGGAAGAGAACTGGACCAGCAAAAGGTTGAGCTGTCACAGCAAAGCTCATACCAGGTAGGACCCTTCCCCCCGCAGTAATGCCCAGGTCAAAGAAAACCACTATCTCCCTCTCATTTCTTCGTTGGTTATCACTTCCCAGCCTACGATTTCCCAGATGAACCCTAGAGGTAATAGTTTGAGTAGTAGTAGGAAGTGCCCTTAGGTCCATGTTGAACATCTTGTGGTTACTATGGGCTTCAAAAACCATAAAACCCTTTTCAACTATCCTATCCATCATGCCATTAATACTAGTAACTACTGTCATGAGACTCTCAGTACACTGAGCCCCCCGATGCCCAATTTTTCCACATTTAATGCAGTATTTATAAATTTCCTCATATTTAAATTGAACCCAAAGAAGGTATCCTCCATCCATAGCCAGGAAAAATCCGGGCATTAGAGGCTCATTTAACTTCAAACAGACTCTCAACCTCAAGTAGTCATTTCGTGGAACAACCCCAAAAGGTTCAATTTGATAGTGATGACTTAACATTTTACCCGCCACATGAGCAACATATAAATTGAGACACTCAAAAGGGAGACCACAAATACGAATCCATACCTCAGCATACGGGAAACAAACCGTTCTTGGTACTGTGTCAGGATACCAACGTGCCAAAACCATCAAAGCGCCATCAATGGACACTGTGCTTCTAGTCAGCAGGCCCTCGAGGTCATCAACATCTTCACAATGCAGAACATAAATTTCACCCATTCTAAAAACTGTGATGACTCCATTTGTATCCCATTTACGCCTAATCACATCATTAATTAGATCATCCTCAAACAACCGGTAATCCACCAAGAAAACCAGACAGCAGTTACCCCAGAAATCCCTAGACCTCCCAGTTCAGCCGGATCCACATTAATAACCCCCCGACCTTGGATATCTCCAGAGGTTCACATGCAATGGGTTCATTGGGTTAAACTCCGCATTAGGTCGTGGTTGATGGAAGTTTTGGTGATGATAAAAGTTTTGGTGGACATCTTCATTATTTTCCATCCCTTCAAGGTGATGTCCAGCATCACCATCCCTTATCCCTCCTTGACCATATCGACCAAATTGCCCTTCAAATTCCATTTGTTTCTTTTTGTTAAAAACTGATTGTAAACGATTTGAATGTAGAGGACACTTATTCAAGTGAGAAGAGTGAATGAAAGTTGATGGTTTGAACTTTCCCATTTTGCAGGTTTAAATAGCATTAATCACCACCCTAAAAAACCTCACCAGATTGGGGAGTTAAACCGTCACCCAATCAGAGAAAAGGCGATCACCCCAATTGGTCGGAACAACCTCGAGCCTTCAACCATAAAACCCACAAATAGCATTAAAGGAAATCCAATGATTACGAATCAAAACCCAGAACCACACGGAATAGGCAATAATGCC is a genomic window containing:
- the LOC141630321 gene encoding uncharacterized protein LOC141630321 yields the protein MGYLIGDFQNAFLPGKQISDNILLAHEAMNKVNSHKKGKSGRFAFKADMRKAYDRVNWDFLKVVLLKVGLPPRLVALIMNCVTTVSYQDKDESVKEFHKLLVDYCDAPGQIINEEKYGIIFSPSTKIRNARTCMKILKIKGNKGMGKYMGLPTEVQGCKSGKTIHWCSHKFLSLPKCEGGLGIRNIECLNRAMLAKHGYRIASGHDSYFSRVFRKLLLGKAMLGDERSIRKHSGLSWGSRSILHVLILIQEHMGWKPGCASTLNVWTGKWVEGEYGEAGNVNLKVRDLFIEGEAEDGGSWNEDIVRGFFSEETASKILAMPVNMSRREDSIFWPHSSTGEYNVKSGYGIVFTNFMELHGSEKDKSRVGWEEKAFAEVNYGNYRDRRRGNYCFGGSLQIRSRWESILKKEQSWLRQVVNYVIMKGW